A region of Myxococcaceae bacterium DNA encodes the following proteins:
- a CDS encoding 30S ribosomal protein S1 — protein MRTQEETLSFEDLLNESYARDEVLEGEIVSATVLSVGRDFVSVDIGYKSEGLIAASEFPSVNGEIQIQVGDKVDVMVESREDESGHLILSKDKADRVKVWDEISLACERDEIVEGTVTGRVKGGLQVDIGVRAFLPGSQVDLRPIRNLDKMIGERFQFKVIKFNKKRGNIVLSRRSLLEREREEKRGSTLQFLAEGAILDGTIKNMTDYGAFVDLGGVDGLLHVTDMSWGRIQNPSELFQVGSPVRVKVLKYDPEHERVSLGMKQIQEDPWLGAPQEFLVGTQVKGKVVSLTDYGAFVELKPGIEGLIHVSEMSWTKRVKHPSKVLNIGDEVNAMVLDIDQTNKRISLGIKQIEPNPWTLLENKYPVGTVIRGQIRNLTDFGIFIGIEDGIDGLVHISDLSWTHRVKHPSEVFQKGDEVEAVVLNIDVDNERFSLGIKQLHEDPWGRIPHVYPRGARVKGLVSKVTDFGAFIEIEPGIDGLCHVSEFSDEHIQNPHEFVKPGDEVEVMIIDIDSEDRKIGLSMKAIRKAEKGFDYRSYLSQQNSSVAKISKGGMGTLGDALKGFNVSGE, from the coding sequence GTGAGAACCCAAGAAGAAACCCTATCGTTTGAAGATTTGTTGAATGAAAGTTATGCCCGTGATGAAGTCTTAGAAGGCGAAATTGTATCGGCCACCGTTCTGTCCGTGGGCCGTGATTTTGTGTCTGTAGACATTGGCTATAAGTCCGAAGGCTTGATCGCTGCCTCCGAGTTCCCTTCCGTTAACGGCGAAATCCAAATTCAAGTTGGAGACAAAGTTGACGTCATGGTGGAGTCGCGCGAAGACGAATCCGGTCACCTCATTTTAAGCAAAGACAAAGCCGATCGCGTGAAGGTTTGGGATGAAATTTCACTCGCCTGTGAACGAGACGAAATCGTGGAAGGCACTGTCACCGGACGAGTCAAAGGCGGCCTTCAGGTAGACATTGGCGTGCGAGCCTTCTTGCCCGGAAGCCAAGTTGATTTACGGCCCATTCGAAATCTGGACAAGATGATCGGCGAGCGCTTCCAGTTCAAAGTCATTAAATTCAACAAGAAGCGCGGCAATATTGTTCTTAGCCGACGATCTTTGTTGGAACGAGAACGAGAAGAAAAACGTGGAAGCACGCTGCAATTCTTGGCAGAAGGCGCCATTTTAGACGGAACCATCAAGAACATGACCGATTACGGCGCCTTTGTGGACTTAGGCGGTGTTGATGGCTTGCTACACGTCACCGATATGAGCTGGGGACGCATCCAGAATCCATCCGAGCTTTTTCAAGTAGGAAGCCCAGTCCGCGTCAAAGTACTCAAGTACGACCCAGAGCACGAACGTGTCTCTTTGGGGATGAAACAAATTCAAGAAGATCCTTGGCTGGGAGCTCCTCAGGAGTTCTTGGTTGGGACTCAGGTGAAAGGCAAGGTCGTATCGCTCACCGATTACGGGGCATTTGTTGAGCTAAAGCCAGGCATTGAGGGCTTGATCCACGTTTCGGAAATGTCCTGGACCAAACGCGTCAAACATCCCTCCAAGGTCTTGAACATTGGGGATGAAGTGAACGCGATGGTGCTGGATATCGATCAAACCAACAAGCGCATTTCGCTGGGAATCAAACAAATCGAACCCAACCCTTGGACCTTGTTGGAAAACAAATACCCGGTTGGAACTGTTATCCGAGGACAAATCCGAAATCTCACCGACTTCGGTATCTTTATCGGCATTGAAGATGGAATCGATGGCTTGGTACACATCAGCGATCTTTCCTGGACACATCGCGTGAAGCATCCATCCGAAGTTTTCCAAAAAGGGGACGAGGTCGAAGCGGTGGTGCTCAATATTGACGTAGACAATGAACGCTTCTCTTTGGGAATTAAGCAGCTTCACGAAGATCCTTGGGGTCGCATTCCGCACGTGTATCCTCGCGGTGCCCGTGTGAAGGGCCTGGTCTCTAAGGTGACCGATTTCGGTGCGTTTATCGAGATTGAACCCGGCATCGATGGGCTTTGCCACGTGTCGGAATTCTCGGATGAACACATCCAAAATCCGCATGAATTCGTGAAACCGGGCGATGAGGTCGAGGTCATGATCATCGATATTGATTCCGAAGATCGCAAAATTGGCTTATCGATGAAAGCCATCCGAAAAGCCGAAAAAGGATTCGATTATCGAAGCTACTTGTCCCAGCAAAACAGCTCTGTGGCGAAAATCAGCAAGGGTGGAATGGGAACTTTGGGAGATGCTTTAAAGGGATTTAACGTTTCGGGCGAATAA
- the tilS gene encoding tRNA lysidine(34) synthetase TilS, with product MKTKTRRLLQPLWNAFERSLGAAPVLLCVSGGADSRALLESIALWPKRHAGIGVISIDHRVRSESLAESEYIKARARALGFDADCFSIPRTERFNEAVLRQERYRVIWKEAERLGIQSIALAHTQDDLAEGMLMDLMGVGGGAEGSAMPEIAQQDRGRVLRPLLRFSRSYLIAVLTELDQLDYFEDPTNDEPVANRVKVREFLKIHPYPSKRLAKLSERRRLENEALDHWALDLIQERSAKTVTIRNEPRIPMAVRIRSVKRALQLLMEGQDFRSSLPVIEQAISKEKGHFDLPGVCLQLSPGTVFIERK from the coding sequence ATGAAAACGAAAACAAGACGATTGTTACAGCCGCTTTGGAACGCTTTTGAGCGTTCTTTGGGAGCTGCCCCCGTTCTCTTGTGCGTGAGTGGAGGGGCAGATTCCAGAGCGCTTTTGGAGTCGATCGCTCTGTGGCCCAAGCGGCACGCTGGGATTGGCGTGATATCGATTGATCATCGCGTTCGTTCCGAAAGTTTGGCGGAGTCCGAATACATCAAGGCTCGAGCGCGTGCTTTGGGATTTGATGCGGATTGTTTCTCGATTCCACGGACTGAGCGTTTCAACGAAGCCGTGCTTCGCCAAGAACGCTACAGAGTCATTTGGAAAGAAGCCGAGCGCTTAGGAATCCAATCGATTGCGCTGGCGCATACCCAGGATGATTTGGCCGAAGGAATGCTGATGGACTTGATGGGCGTTGGAGGGGGCGCAGAGGGCTCAGCGATGCCTGAAATAGCACAACAGGATCGCGGCCGAGTTTTACGCCCTCTGCTGCGTTTTTCGCGATCTTACCTGATCGCGGTTTTGACGGAGCTGGATCAATTAGACTACTTCGAGGATCCGACCAATGATGAACCTGTTGCAAACCGCGTAAAAGTTCGGGAATTTTTAAAAATTCATCCTTACCCGTCTAAGCGTTTGGCGAAATTATCTGAGCGTCGACGATTGGAAAACGAAGCTTTGGATCATTGGGCTTTGGATTTGATCCAGGAGCGCTCGGCCAAGACCGTGACGATTCGCAATGAACCAAGGATTCCGATGGCCGTTCGAATTCGAAGCGTGAAGCGGGCACTTCAGCTCCTGATGGAAGGACAAGACTTTCGAAGCAGCCTGCCCGTGATCGAGCAAGCGATTAGCAAAGAAAAAGGACACTTTGATCTACCGGGTGTTTGCCTTCAACTGAGCCCAGGAACCGTTTTTATCGAGCGCAAATAA
- the secY gene encoding preprotein translocase subunit SecY, which translates to MMNRLVSLFKIPELRVRMLYTLGMLAVYRIGIFVTTPGVDRTATKAYLRAQESSGGGFLSLFNFFSGGALENASIFALGIMPYITSSIIMTMMAVVLPAVERMQKEGEQGRRKINQYTRYGTILISVVQGVMIAQSFKSNGVVNPDWAYAFGGFGFILITVITLTAGTAFIMWVGERITERGIGNGISLIIFAGIVARLPQAIYATFLGVKNQTYQPSEMLLLGLVMLASLAAIVFMEKGQRRIPIQYAKRVVGNRQYGGQATHLPLKINVAGVIPPIFANTVLMFPMTVASFLQTGWLQSVQQWLMPGGWHHETLFVLMIIFFAYFYTAVQFNPVDVADNMRKSGGFIPGIRPGKPTSDFIDFVLSRLTFSGALYLSAVCIMPIATQQLTSNQTPFYFGGTGLLIVVSVALETVQQIDGHFIGKQYEGMTGADVSQGPVRIRARVEESLA; encoded by the coding sequence ATGATGAATCGTTTGGTAAGCTTGTTTAAGATTCCAGAGCTTCGAGTTCGGATGCTTTACACTTTGGGGATGCTTGCGGTCTATCGGATTGGGATTTTTGTCACCACCCCCGGTGTTGACCGAACCGCGACCAAAGCCTATCTGCGCGCTCAAGAGTCGAGTGGCGGCGGATTTTTAAGTTTGTTTAACTTTTTTTCGGGCGGTGCGCTTGAAAATGCCAGTATTTTTGCCCTAGGAATCATGCCCTACATCACGTCCTCGATTATTATGACCATGATGGCGGTCGTATTGCCTGCGGTTGAGCGCATGCAGAAAGAGGGGGAGCAGGGTCGTCGAAAAATCAATCAGTACACCCGTTATGGCACGATTTTGATCTCTGTTGTGCAAGGCGTCATGATTGCCCAGTCTTTTAAAAGCAACGGCGTGGTAAACCCCGATTGGGCCTATGCTTTTGGTGGATTTGGATTTATTTTGATCACCGTCATCACTTTAACGGCTGGAACGGCCTTCATTATGTGGGTGGGTGAGCGAATTACGGAGCGAGGGATTGGAAACGGAATCTCACTGATTATTTTCGCTGGGATCGTCGCGCGTTTGCCGCAGGCAATCTATGCAACCTTTCTAGGGGTTAAGAACCAGACTTACCAGCCTTCTGAAATGTTGTTGCTGGGCTTGGTGATGTTGGCTTCATTGGCTGCGATTGTGTTCATGGAAAAGGGTCAACGTCGCATACCGATACAGTATGCCAAGCGCGTGGTTGGCAATCGTCAGTATGGAGGGCAAGCCACTCACCTTCCTCTTAAAATTAATGTGGCAGGTGTGATTCCTCCCATTTTTGCGAATACAGTTTTGATGTTTCCCATGACGGTGGCTTCCTTCTTGCAAACAGGCTGGCTGCAGTCGGTTCAGCAGTGGCTGATGCCCGGCGGTTGGCACCATGAAACCTTGTTTGTTCTCATGATTATCTTTTTCGCTTACTTTTATACAGCCGTTCAGTTTAATCCGGTGGATGTTGCCGATAACATGAGAAAATCCGGGGGCTTCATTCCGGGTATTCGCCCCGGCAAGCCAACGTCGGACTTTATTGATTTTGTGCTCAGCCGATTGACCTTCTCTGGGGCCTTGTATTTATCCGCTGTTTGCATCATGCCGATCGCGACTCAACAACTGACCTCGAATCAAACCCCTTTCTATTTTGGAGGGACTGGTTTGTTAATTGTCGTGAGCGTTGCTTTGGAAACAGTTCAACAAATCGATGGCCATTTTATCGGCAAGCAATACGAAGGCATGACCGGTGCAGATGTCTCGCAAGGTCCGGTACGTATCCGGGCGCGTGTCGAAGAGAGCCTTGCGTGA
- a CDS encoding adenylate kinase gives MRLVLLGAPGSGKGTQAAKLVQRFGLRHVSTGDIFRKAISDRSSLGCEAKRYLDEGLLVPDSIVLGMIGSILDELFSTRGFILDGFPRTVAQAEQLDHVLANQKQPLDAVVDLKVADEVLFKRLLARKRGDDTEETIRVRLKTFREQTEPLRHYYALRNRLKAVEGARSVEEVFESIVEHLS, from the coding sequence GTGAGACTGGTTCTATTGGGAGCTCCGGGGTCTGGGAAGGGCACTCAGGCTGCGAAGCTTGTTCAGCGTTTCGGGCTCCGCCACGTGAGCACAGGCGATATCTTTCGAAAGGCAATTTCGGATCGAAGTTCCCTGGGCTGTGAAGCAAAGCGTTATCTCGACGAGGGTTTGCTGGTTCCGGATTCGATTGTTTTGGGAATGATTGGAAGTATTTTGGATGAGCTTTTCAGTACGAGAGGTTTTATTTTAGATGGCTTTCCTCGAACGGTGGCCCAAGCTGAGCAGCTGGATCACGTCTTAGCGAATCAAAAACAGCCTTTGGACGCGGTCGTGGATTTAAAAGTAGCCGATGAGGTTCTTTTTAAACGATTGCTGGCTCGAAAGCGCGGGGATGATACGGAAGAAACGATCCGAGTTCGTCTCAAAACCTTTCGTGAACAAACCGAACCCCTTCGACATTATTACGCGTTGAGGAATCGTTTAAAAGCAGTCGAGGGTGCTCGATCGGTGGAAGAAGTCTTTGAGTCGATCGTAGAACATCTCTCTTGA
- the tig gene encoding trigger factor produces the protein MHCKLEEVSTVVRKLSFVVPQERVNTYFDRASQRVNQKVRVKGYRPGKAPKALVERFYGSEVQQSAVEKLVADFVSEALRQNSIRPISKPKVNAEKPLVVNEDFAFTAEVEIMPEVVLNKWEDLEIVLPVRSEIDDLAIAEELERLRTRAATFEAIEERQVVEAGDYVDFVFEEKCEDHDHSDHDHKPQKRFIQLGTKLFYPEKPEYEQALIGATVGQPVEVGAMKMTVEIIKRCLKPELDDEFAKDLSEEFETLDDLKADVREKLIENRATQLANDRQESAIHALIEQNPVEVPESLVLEQAQHMAANNLARFPKEMALQMWKMYGASLIESAKPHAARLLKANLIIDEIAKTQGLERDEKNANEYFEKIVNLVLERARLS, from the coding sequence ATGCATTGTAAATTGGAAGAAGTGTCAACGGTTGTCCGTAAGTTGTCTTTTGTTGTGCCTCAGGAGCGGGTCAATACCTATTTTGATCGAGCCTCTCAACGTGTGAATCAAAAGGTTCGGGTAAAAGGCTATCGGCCGGGCAAAGCCCCCAAAGCTTTGGTGGAACGATTTTATGGATCAGAAGTTCAGCAAAGCGCTGTTGAGAAGTTGGTGGCTGATTTTGTTTCTGAAGCGCTTCGTCAAAATTCGATTCGGCCGATTAGCAAGCCAAAAGTGAATGCAGAAAAGCCCTTGGTGGTGAATGAAGATTTCGCTTTTACGGCTGAAGTTGAGATTATGCCGGAAGTCGTTTTAAATAAATGGGAAGATCTGGAAATTGTGTTGCCGGTTCGATCTGAAATCGACGATCTGGCGATTGCGGAAGAACTAGAGCGGCTTCGGACACGAGCTGCTACCTTTGAAGCCATTGAAGAGCGTCAGGTCGTGGAAGCGGGGGATTACGTCGATTTCGTATTCGAAGAAAAGTGCGAAGATCACGATCACTCGGATCATGACCATAAGCCTCAAAAACGTTTTATCCAACTTGGTACAAAGCTGTTTTACCCAGAAAAACCCGAATACGAACAGGCTTTGATCGGAGCGACGGTCGGCCAACCGGTCGAAGTTGGGGCGATGAAGATGACGGTTGAAATCATCAAACGTTGCCTAAAACCCGAGCTGGATGATGAGTTTGCCAAGGACCTCTCGGAAGAATTTGAGACCTTAGACGATCTCAAGGCCGATGTTCGCGAAAAGCTGATCGAAAACCGAGCCACTCAATTAGCAAACGACCGTCAAGAATCGGCGATTCATGCCTTAATCGAGCAAAATCCAGTTGAAGTTCCAGAAAGTCTTGTCTTGGAGCAGGCTCAGCATATGGCCGCGAATAATTTGGCTCGTTTTCCGAAAGAGATGGCTTTGCAGATGTGGAAAATGTATGGAGCTAGCTTGATTGAATCTGCCAAGCCTCATGCCGCTCGCTTGCTCAAGGCGAATTTGATCATCGATGAAATCGCAAAAACTCAAGGTTTAGAGCGCGATGAAAAAAATGCGAACGAATATTTTGAAAAGATAGTCAATTTGGTTTTAGAACGTGCGCGTTTATCTTGA
- the miaB gene encoding tRNA (N6-isopentenyl adenosine(37)-C2)-methylthiotransferase MiaB codes for MNILDSELIRNQLLSRGHEFVSDSGQANVVLYNTCSVRDLSEQKVLSRLGVLKERKDAGEDLTVGLLGCMAERAHTDVLERNPHIDLMVGPSRLGELAGLLEKVRAEKIGREIALSNFRSRKGKSIEFEAMDSLEALDAARLSGLKAEKSQAYIRITRGCNKFCSFCVVPRTRGPEVHRSLESILVEAKHLVDAGVIEITLLGQTINHYPEFAKLLREIHDQNPNLKRLRFLTSHPRDFTDEALDVMASSERICQYLHIPAQSGSDSVLKRMNRGYTRAQYMNLIERARIRMPHISIVGDMIVGFPGETEEDFEASLSLIRQVRYQNIFVFKYSPRPGTVADRQEKDDVPVLIKKERNNRMLAVQKEVALEDHRRVIGKRVRVLVEGPAKIGSKLLARTEGDQIVLFDGPDSLIGHLVDVEIQEASALTLMGAL; via the coding sequence ATGAACATCTTGGATAGCGAGCTGATCCGCAATCAGCTCTTATCCAGAGGTCATGAGTTTGTTTCCGATTCGGGCCAGGCGAACGTGGTTCTTTACAATACCTGCTCGGTCCGGGATTTGAGCGAGCAAAAAGTATTGTCTCGACTCGGGGTCTTAAAAGAACGTAAGGACGCCGGCGAAGATCTAACCGTTGGGCTTCTTGGTTGTATGGCGGAGCGGGCTCATACCGATGTTCTGGAACGCAATCCTCATATCGATTTAATGGTCGGCCCCAGTCGATTGGGTGAACTGGCCGGTCTTTTGGAGAAAGTTCGAGCAGAAAAGATCGGTCGCGAAATTGCGCTGTCGAATTTTCGATCCCGAAAAGGCAAAAGCATCGAATTTGAAGCGATGGACAGTCTGGAAGCTTTGGATGCTGCTCGGTTGAGTGGGCTGAAAGCAGAAAAGAGTCAGGCTTATATTCGCATTACGCGGGGTTGCAATAAATTTTGTTCGTTCTGTGTGGTTCCTCGTACCCGAGGTCCTGAAGTGCATCGAAGCCTCGAGTCCATTTTGGTGGAAGCGAAGCATCTGGTGGATGCTGGTGTGATTGAAATCACGCTGTTGGGTCAAACGATCAATCATTATCCGGAATTCGCAAAGCTGCTTCGAGAAATTCACGATCAAAACCCAAACCTAAAGCGGCTTCGTTTCTTAACCAGCCACCCCAGAGATTTTACCGACGAGGCATTGGATGTCATGGCTTCGTCGGAGCGTATTTGCCAATACCTTCATATTCCTGCGCAATCCGGCAGTGACTCCGTTTTGAAGCGTATGAATCGAGGCTATACGCGGGCTCAATACATGAATCTCATTGAGCGTGCACGGATTCGAATGCCTCATATCAGCATTGTTGGAGATATGATCGTTGGATTTCCCGGTGAGACAGAAGAAGATTTTGAAGCGTCTTTGAGCTTGATTCGCCAAGTCCGTTATCAAAATATTTTCGTCTTTAAATATTCGCCAAGACCTGGGACGGTGGCTGATCGCCAAGAAAAGGACGATGTGCCGGTTTTGATTAAAAAAGAACGAAATAATCGAATGCTAGCCGTGCAAAAGGAAGTCGCACTCGAAGATCACCGACGCGTCATTGGAAAGCGTGTTCGGGTCTTGGTAGAAGGGCCTGCGAAAATCGGTTCTAAGCTTCTGGCTCGAACCGAAGGCGATCAGATTGTTTTGTTTGATGGACCAGATTCTTTAATTGGTCATTTGGTGGATGTGGAAATCCAAGAGGCTTCGGCTCTCACTCTCATGGGAGCCTTGTAA
- a CDS encoding AAA family ATPase, with amino-acid sequence MYAPSFSTIAFWFALAPSAIASTGFVKPVWGKSRFESLIREGAFSDRSGLVSTIDKSRSAFMLISCPSQSGKTAMLSMLKAYYDPENSRDKKVLFASLNVGAEQHDPGREFGKHPVIDLSFRNIDRASFAGFQLSFSGKIHDLFRNFKMALDSSTKIPTEDRKKYQEIAQNLVNRSAEQAGMDFVFLTGLLERHYGQVANSREVIVLLDDYDNPASDASDDFVGTDVAAFLTRFFEVALKDNRSVYRVVFAGGEDRYKMLKPLGIVSRISVDSPHKAYCGLTEQQAKDMGAEEEELKKIPKLSTEPVVYRLKETIDILSHTSRD; translated from the coding sequence ATGTATGCACCTAGCTTTTCGACGATAGCGTTTTGGTTTGCACTCGCACCGTCTGCGATTGCAAGCACGGGTTTTGTTAAACCTGTGTGGGGAAAGAGCCGTTTTGAATCCCTGATTCGGGAAGGCGCTTTTTCCGATCGTTCGGGACTCGTTTCAACCATCGATAAAAGCCGAAGCGCGTTTATGCTCATCTCCTGCCCTTCTCAATCGGGCAAAACCGCGATGTTGAGCATGCTCAAAGCCTATTACGATCCTGAAAACTCTCGAGATAAAAAGGTTCTGTTTGCTTCTTTGAATGTAGGGGCGGAGCAGCATGACCCGGGACGAGAGTTTGGCAAGCATCCCGTCATTGATCTATCGTTCAGGAATATCGATCGCGCTTCTTTTGCAGGTTTTCAGCTTAGTTTTTCTGGCAAGATCCACGATTTGTTCAGGAACTTCAAGATGGCGCTGGACAGCAGCACTAAAATTCCGACAGAAGATCGCAAAAAATATCAAGAGATTGCTCAAAATTTGGTCAACCGCTCTGCCGAACAAGCCGGCATGGACTTCGTGTTTTTAACGGGGCTGCTCGAAAGGCACTACGGACAAGTAGCGAATTCACGTGAAGTAATCGTTTTGTTGGATGATTACGACAATCCTGCTTCCGACGCATCGGATGATTTCGTTGGAACCGATGTCGCTGCTTTTCTCACCCGATTTTTTGAAGTCGCTTTGAAAGACAACCGTTCTGTCTACCGTGTTGTCTTTGCAGGGGGAGAGGATCGCTACAAAATGCTTAAACCCTTGGGAATCGTCTCTCGAATTTCCGTTGATTCTCCGCACAAGGCTTATTGCGGTCTGACGGAACAACAGGCCAAAGATATGGGCGCTGAGGAAGAGGAATTGAAAAAGATCCCCAAACTAAGCACGGAACCCGTTGTCTATCGCTTGAAAGAGACCATCGACATTCTCAGCCATACTTCTCGTGACTAG
- a CDS encoding AAA family ATPase: MTKLLCSLIFAFFGLTTLAEAPVTGSGDFIALHSGSVAPIDKTLFIEDLIKSNQLVTLITRPRRWGKTTNLSMLKYFFEIGVDRNGNALSTNLYRQLFSELTIGSRMVPGTKLTFVDKYQGKYPVIFMTLKDIRGEDFFQMKYKLIRTLYHEYARHSYLMESPALNNHGLRAEQYAALLKTFSQCATGVYDQNIIRSIDASDSLLVLSQFLHAHTGKKVIILVDEYDTPINHAFHKHYAEEALEFMRDILGPALKDNPHLEQGVFTGILRFAKANLFSGINNFVEANLINGRYATHYGFTEPETQKLLKQAGLENRLDEVREWYNGYQINRVKLYNPWSIANFLAEGRLEPYWVDTGSTDMIDRAILSESIQNELETLRAGNAVFKPIRTNLLLADIEQSDEALWSLLFYTGYLTFETSSEIPDPSETQLPALKIPNREVHTAFTNFFRRWLESKNLGSERIIREIELVFSLIAEEKVDELQSLLLKIDAPKFDGRWNFNWLHIASLAKNKAVYDLVAKRFPEQEALLARENLGRDDFEFLGGQGRSGNSKRLRIDSMQPSCFSIPSMDTVNVAGKTVIAAAAVAVFEGILQWNKEKLSPFMLAYSKLIATVAGLTGGIIIHCVTQTDSVDISKPEKFSNLIQFEKYLRYNPESYVTLNACQNHPLISQIHFKPLDMPYISMRAISFSLCGSESRKNADL; this comes from the coding sequence ATGACAAAGCTACTGTGTTCACTCATTTTCGCGTTTTTTGGACTCACCACATTGGCCGAAGCGCCGGTTACTGGCAGCGGCGACTTTATCGCCCTGCACTCCGGAAGTGTCGCTCCAATCGATAAAACCCTATTCATCGAAGATTTGATCAAGTCAAACCAACTGGTGACTCTGATCACACGTCCTCGAAGATGGGGAAAAACAACCAACCTGAGCATGCTGAAGTATTTCTTTGAAATCGGTGTGGATCGAAATGGAAATGCCTTATCCACCAATCTTTACAGGCAACTGTTTAGTGAACTCACCATTGGCTCACGGATGGTCCCAGGCACGAAGCTGACATTTGTCGATAAGTATCAAGGAAAATACCCGGTTATCTTCATGACACTCAAAGATATCCGCGGAGAAGATTTCTTTCAAATGAAGTACAAGCTGATTCGAACCTTGTATCACGAATACGCTAGGCACTCTTACTTAATGGAAAGTCCGGCTCTTAACAATCACGGGCTGCGAGCAGAACAGTATGCCGCTTTGCTCAAAACATTCAGCCAGTGCGCGACCGGGGTTTACGACCAAAATATCATTCGCTCCATCGACGCATCGGACTCTCTGCTGGTTCTGAGCCAGTTTCTTCATGCTCACACGGGAAAGAAGGTCATCATTTTGGTGGATGAGTACGATACGCCGATCAACCATGCGTTCCACAAGCACTACGCGGAAGAAGCCCTGGAGTTCATGAGAGATATTCTAGGCCCAGCGCTAAAAGATAACCCTCACCTGGAGCAAGGGGTTTTCACAGGCATTCTCCGTTTTGCCAAAGCAAATCTTTTCTCGGGTATCAACAACTTCGTCGAAGCCAATCTTATTAATGGACGCTATGCCACTCATTACGGATTTACAGAACCGGAAACGCAGAAGCTGCTCAAACAAGCTGGTTTAGAGAATCGTTTGGACGAAGTCAGAGAGTGGTACAATGGCTATCAAATCAATCGTGTAAAACTTTACAACCCTTGGTCGATTGCCAACTTTTTGGCCGAGGGCAGGCTAGAGCCTTACTGGGTAGACACCGGAAGTACCGATATGATTGATCGAGCTATTTTGAGCGAATCCATTCAAAATGAACTGGAAACACTTCGAGCCGGCAACGCGGTCTTTAAGCCAATTCGAACAAATTTACTCTTAGCGGATATCGAACAATCGGACGAAGCACTCTGGTCATTGCTATTTTACACAGGGTATCTGACCTTCGAAACCTCATCCGAGATTCCAGATCCTTCCGAAACCCAATTACCGGCACTGAAAATTCCAAACCGGGAAGTGCATACGGCCTTCACAAACTTTTTCAGACGCTGGCTGGAATCCAAAAATCTCGGCAGCGAACGCATCATCCGAGAAATTGAGCTCGTTTTTTCCTTGATCGCTGAAGAGAAAGTGGATGAATTACAATCGCTTCTATTGAAAATAGACGCTCCCAAATTTGACGGCCGTTGGAACTTTAACTGGCTCCATATTGCTAGCCTTGCCAAAAACAAAGCCGTCTACGATCTGGTAGCCAAACGTTTCCCTGAGCAAGAAGCTCTCCTTGCACGGGAAAACCTTGGAAGAGATGACTTTGAATTCTTAGGCGGCCAGGGTCGTTCCGGGAACAGCAAAAGATTGCGAATTGATTCGATGCAGCCCTCTTGTTTCTCGATTCCGTCGATGGACACCGTGAATGTAGCGGGCAAGACGGTCATCGCAGCCGCTGCAGTGGCTGTATTCGAAGGAATCCTTCAATGGAATAAGGAAAAGTTAAGCCCATTTATGCTGGCCTACTCGAAGTTAATCGCTACGGTGGCTGGGCTGACAGGCGGGATCATCATTCACTGTGTCACCCAGACCGATAGTGTTGATATTTCGAAGCCAGAAAAGTTTTCGAATCTGATTCAGTTTGAAAAGTATTTGCGTTACAATCCCGAATCTTATGTCACACTCAATGCCTGCCAGAATCATCCATTAATCTCTCAAATTCATTTTAAGCCATTGGATATGCCATACATTTCTATGAGGGCAATTTCTTTTTCATTGTGCGGCTCTGAAAGCAGGAAAAATGCCGATCTGTGA
- a CDS encoding peptidylprolyl isomerase, whose translation MTSKNKKARIKTNLGELVLELFADKAPKTVENFVKLAEEGFYNGTIFHRVIPDFMIQGGCPEGSGRGGPGYRFADEFHPELRHDSAGILSMANAGPNTNGSQFFITEAATPYLDNRHAVFGRVIENLELVSQIARVKRDRHDKPLEDIVVQEIAIDLTLIEKLDK comes from the coding sequence ATGACATCCAAGAATAAGAAAGCGCGTATCAAGACCAATTTGGGAGAACTCGTTCTAGAGTTGTTTGCAGATAAAGCTCCGAAGACGGTTGAGAACTTTGTGAAGCTAGCGGAAGAAGGTTTTTACAACGGGACAATCTTCCATCGAGTGATTCCCGATTTTATGATTCAGGGCGGTTGCCCAGAAGGCTCTGGCCGAGGAGGTCCAGGTTATCGTTTCGCCGATGAGTTTCACCCCGAACTTCGACACGATAGCGCTGGAATACTGTCCATGGCGAATGCAGGTCCCAATACCAACGGTTCGCAATTCTTCATCACAGAAGCCGCCACGCCCTATTTGGATAACCGTCATGCTGTGTTTGGGCGAGTCATTGAAAATCTCGAGTTGGTTTCTCAAATCGCTCGAGTGAAACGCGATCGCCATGACAAGCCTTTAGAAGACATTGTTGTGCAAGAAATCGCGATCGATTTGACATTGATCGAAAAGCTCGATAAGTGA
- the rpmF gene encoding 50S ribosomal protein L32 — protein MAVPYGRKSRTRSRIQRAANMRYTAKGHSVCSHCGEPKLAHHICNKCGQYAGRQVFEIQTEN, from the coding sequence ATGGCAGTCCCTTATGGTCGTAAATCCAGAACCCGCAGCCGCATCCAACGCGCGGCAAACATGCGCTATACAGCCAAAGGCCATAGCGTCTGCTCTCATTGCGGTGAGCCCAAACTAGCGCATCACATTTGCAACAAATGCGGTCAGTACGCAGGCCGACAAGTTTTTGAAATTCAAACCGAAAACTAA